The Hydrogenophaga crocea genome contains a region encoding:
- a CDS encoding transposase gives MEQISNEGRPRRREYSKDFKAEVLAKCRQPGASVGGVALAHGLHSNMVHRWIREAGAAYRAPLGMPGSQIAQAMQPRFTPVPLDLLSPAVPQAPAGSADQTAPTAPRPVELQLRRGDLIVSVQCPLEHCGTLLREVLR, from the coding sequence ATGGAACAGATTTCAAACGAAGGGCGACCGCGCCGCCGTGAGTACAGCAAAGACTTCAAGGCCGAGGTGCTGGCCAAGTGCCGCCAACCCGGAGCGAGCGTGGGCGGTGTTGCTCTGGCCCATGGGCTGCACTCCAACATGGTCCACCGCTGGATCAGGGAGGCCGGCGCTGCATACCGAGCGCCTCTTGGGATGCCGGGTAGCCAGATCGCGCAAGCGATGCAGCCCAGGTTCACTCCCGTGCCCCTGGACCTGCTCAGTCCTGCCGTGCCCCAAGCGCCCGCAGGCAGCGCGGATCAGACTGCTCCCACCGCCCCGAGACCGGTTGAGCTGCAACTGCGCCGCGGTGACCTGATCGTGAGCGTACAGTGCCCACTCGAGCACTGCGGGACCCTGCTGCGCGAGGTGCTGCGGTGA
- the tnpB gene encoding IS66 family insertion sequence element accessory protein TnpB (TnpB, as the term is used for proteins encoded by IS66 family insertion elements, is considered an accessory protein, since TnpC, encoded by a neighboring gene, is a DDE family transposase.) — translation MIRIDAVWMSCEPLDMRAGTETALARVVQVFGAAHPHHAYLLANARANRMKVLVHDGFGVWLVARRLHQGRFVWGNSSTPRLPLSQEQLQALVTGLPWQRLGQAGVITVL, via the coding sequence GTGATCCGCATCGATGCGGTGTGGATGTCCTGTGAACCCCTGGATATGCGAGCGGGTACAGAGACCGCTCTGGCCCGTGTCGTACAAGTCTTCGGCGCAGCCCACCCCCATCACGCCTACCTGCTCGCCAACGCCAGAGCCAACCGCATGAAGGTGCTGGTCCACGACGGCTTTGGCGTCTGGCTGGTTGCACGCCGGCTCCATCAGGGCCGGTTTGTCTGGGGCAACTCCAGCACTCCCCGCCTGCCACTGAGCCAGGAGCAGCTACAAGCCCTGGTCACGGGCCTACCCTGGCAGCGCCTTGGGCAGGCAGGTGTCATCACGGTGCTGTGA
- the tnpC gene encoding IS66 family transposase encodes MNEAVDLQSMDEGTRQLVLGLMGQLQQQSAELRHKQALLDKLTFENAMLKRMKFAARSEALSAEQRSLLEDALDEDLQAVALEIEQMGDAGQPAAEQVTRQQPRRQPLPPELPRQELRHEPTSTECCGQPMKRIGEDVAEKLDYTPGVFTVHRFVRGKWACACCQTLRQAPVDAHIIDKGLATTGLLSHVLVAKYADHLPLHRQEAIYARAGVPIPRSTLAQWVGSCGVQLQPLASALRAEVLAHAVLHADETPVQMLKPAAQRDGKTQRAYLWAYTPGRHEQTRAVVYDFSETRAGRHPASFLEGWAGTLLVDDFAGYKQLMGEQIQEAGCWAHARRKFFELHTANKSQLAEQALALIGQIYEAERQAQGVEADERLRIRQQQSRSAVDRLHLWLTEHRGKVPSGSATAKAMDYSLRRWPALTRFLEDGRIPIDNNWVENQMRPIALGRKNWRFAGSLRAGQRAAAIMSLIQSAKLNGLDPYAYLKDVMDRLPTWPNSRIGELLPHRWNPSTD; translated from the coding sequence ATGAACGAAGCGGTGGATCTGCAGAGCATGGACGAGGGCACGCGCCAACTGGTGCTGGGCCTGATGGGCCAGCTGCAGCAGCAGTCTGCAGAGCTGCGCCACAAGCAGGCGCTGCTCGACAAGCTCACCTTCGAGAACGCCATGCTCAAGCGCATGAAGTTCGCTGCCCGCAGCGAGGCGCTCAGCGCTGAGCAGCGCAGCCTCCTTGAGGACGCCCTCGATGAGGATCTGCAGGCGGTGGCGCTCGAGATCGAACAGATGGGCGACGCAGGCCAGCCCGCAGCCGAGCAGGTAACCCGCCAGCAGCCCAGGCGCCAACCCCTGCCCCCGGAGCTTCCCCGCCAGGAACTGCGCCATGAGCCTACCTCCACCGAGTGTTGCGGCCAGCCGATGAAGCGCATCGGTGAGGACGTGGCCGAGAAGCTCGACTACACCCCAGGCGTCTTCACGGTCCACCGCTTCGTGCGGGGCAAGTGGGCCTGCGCCTGCTGCCAGACGCTCAGACAGGCCCCGGTGGATGCGCACATCATCGACAAGGGGCTGGCCACCACGGGCTTACTCTCCCATGTGCTGGTGGCCAAGTACGCCGATCACTTACCCCTGCACCGCCAGGAGGCTATCTACGCCCGCGCTGGTGTGCCGATCCCACGCTCCACCCTGGCGCAGTGGGTGGGCAGCTGTGGCGTACAACTCCAACCGCTGGCCAGCGCCCTGCGCGCAGAGGTGCTTGCCCACGCCGTCCTGCACGCCGACGAGACGCCGGTGCAGATGCTCAAGCCGGCCGCTCAGAGAGATGGCAAGACCCAGCGGGCTTACCTGTGGGCCTACACACCAGGGCGGCACGAGCAGACCAGGGCGGTGGTCTATGACTTCAGCGAGACCCGGGCCGGGCGCCATCCCGCCTCCTTCCTGGAGGGCTGGGCGGGCACGCTGCTGGTCGATGACTTTGCCGGGTACAAGCAGCTCATGGGTGAACAGATCCAGGAGGCAGGCTGCTGGGCCCATGCAAGGCGCAAGTTCTTTGAGCTCCACACGGCCAACAAGAGTCAGCTCGCTGAGCAGGCGCTGGCCCTGATCGGACAGATCTATGAGGCCGAGCGACAGGCTCAGGGGGTAGAGGCAGATGAGCGGCTGCGCATACGGCAGCAGCAGAGCCGCTCGGCGGTGGATCGCCTACACCTCTGGCTCACAGAACACCGAGGGAAGGTGCCCAGTGGGTCGGCCACGGCCAAGGCCATGGATTACAGCCTGCGCCGCTGGCCTGCGCTCACCCGGTTCCTGGAGGATGGGCGGATACCGATCGACAACAACTGGGTCGAGAACCAGATGCGCCCGATTGCGCTGGGCCGCAAGAACTGGCGGTTTGCGGGCAGCCTGCGGGCTGGGCAACGAGCCGCTGCCATCATGAGCCTGATCCAGTCGGCCAAGCTCAACGGCCTTGATCCGTATGCCTATCTCAAGGATGTGATGGACAGGCTGCCGACCTGGCCCAACAGCCGTATCGGTGAGCTGCTGCCGCATCGCTGGAATCCCTCAACCGATTGA
- a CDS encoding MerR family DNA-binding protein: MTHTPSQSDGSMTIGDLAKAAGVNVETIRFYQRKGLMPEPDRPVGSIRRYGRTDQSRLSFIKSAKRLGFSLDETAQLLQLEDGGSCTQARRQAESKLAEVRLKLADLQRMEAALSGLILLCGSGKGNVRCPLIAAMEGH, translated from the coding sequence ATGACCCATACCCCTTCACAGTCCGACGGCAGCATGACGATCGGAGATCTCGCGAAAGCGGCCGGTGTGAACGTCGAGACCATCAGGTTCTATCAGCGCAAAGGGCTGATGCCAGAGCCGGACCGTCCTGTGGGCAGCATCCGGCGCTATGGCCGAACCGACCAGTCGCGGCTCAGCTTCATCAAGTCAGCGAAGCGGCTGGGATTCAGCCTCGACGAGACCGCGCAACTGCTTCAACTGGAGGACGGGGGGAGTTGTACCCAAGCTCGGCGGCAAGCGGAGTCTAAGCTGGCAGAAGTCAGGCTCAAGCTGGCCGACCTCCAACGCATGGAGGCTGCACTCTCTGGCCTGATTCTGCTTTGCGGCTCTGGCAAGGGGAATGTGCGCTGTCCGCTGATCGCAGCCATGGAGGGGCACTAG
- the merT gene encoding mercuric ion transporter MerT has product MSTTSTDHPGQTTGGGKALIAGGISALLASACCLGPLVLIMLGISGAWIGSLTLLEPYQPWFMGAAAIALVVAGRRIWRPAVACDVGQVCERPMVNRSYKVLFLLVVLLLGISLAFPWIAHWFY; this is encoded by the coding sequence ATGTCTACAACATCTACCGACCACCCGGGCCAGACCACTGGCGGCGGCAAGGCCCTGATTGCTGGTGGTATTTCGGCGCTGCTCGCCTCCGCCTGCTGCCTGGGCCCCCTGGTGCTGATCATGCTGGGCATCTCCGGGGCCTGGATCGGCTCTCTGACGCTGCTGGAGCCTTATCAACCGTGGTTCATGGGGGCGGCGGCGATTGCCTTGGTGGTTGCAGGACGCCGGATATGGCGCCCTGCGGTAGCGTGCGATGTGGGCCAGGTCTGTGAGCGCCCCATGGTCAACCGGTCCTACAAGGTGCTGTTCCTGCTGGTAGTCCTACTACTGGGAATTTCATTGGCGTTCCCCTGGATCGCCCACTGGTTCTACTGA
- the merP gene encoding mercury resistance system periplasmic binding protein MerP: MKRWIIPAAAMLLIGPSWAAQQSAVLSVPGMNCPTCPITVKLALTRIDGVIDVKSNLPKRETTVVFDSAKVKVEALTSATKNAGFPSTVVSVNP, encoded by the coding sequence ATGAAACGATGGATCATCCCTGCGGCGGCAATGCTACTCATCGGGCCGAGCTGGGCGGCCCAGCAGAGTGCGGTCCTCTCGGTGCCAGGGATGAACTGCCCGACCTGCCCAATCACCGTCAAATTGGCGTTGACCCGGATCGATGGGGTCATCGACGTCAAGTCCAACCTGCCCAAGCGGGAAACCACAGTGGTGTTTGACAGTGCCAAGGTGAAGGTTGAGGCCCTGACCAGTGCGACCAAGAACGCCGGATTCCCGTCCACTGTTGTGTCTGTAAACCCATGA
- a CDS encoding GDCCVxC domain-containing (seleno)protein: MSDVILTSVFTCPECGHMKTEEMPTDACQWFYECEGCHAVLRPKAGDCCVFCSYGSVPCPPIQIGGEAGCCKPAA, from the coding sequence ATGAGCGATGTCATCCTGACCTCTGTCTTCACCTGCCCCGAGTGCGGTCATATGAAGACCGAAGAGATGCCCACCGATGCCTGCCAATGGTTCTATGAGTGCGAAGGGTGCCACGCCGTCTTGCGCCCGAAGGCCGGTGACTGCTGTGTGTTCTGCTCGTACGGATCCGTTCCCTGCCCACCAATCCAGATCGGTGGTGAAGCTGGTTGCTGTAAACCCGCGGCTTGA
- a CDS encoding IS1182 family transposase yields the protein MPRFIEGQDRQQVTLLPECLDDFIAEDNPVRVVEAFVSELDLAALGFDGAEPAATGRPAYHPAVLLKVYLYGYLNRVQSSRRLERECQRNVELMWLTQRLAPDFKTIADFRRDNGQGIRNVCRRFVELCRDLKLFGQSLVAIDGSKFKAVNSRDRNFTAGKIDKRQQQIEDSIHRYLVALDTADRTQPVEFEAKTQRLKGKIELLRQQMRVLDGVRDQLREQPDGQLSMTDPDARSMATTARASGIVGYNVQVAVDSEHHLVVAHEVTNRGHDRDALAPMAKAAREAMDRKRLRAIADRGYYSAPQIKACVEAGVAAILPKPTTSGARAAGRFDRSDFIYIAKDDEYLCPAGQRAIYRFTREENGLQLRRYWSSACPQCPMKTQCTPSAHRRISRWEHETVLEAAQRRLDRMPQAMRVRRRTVEHVFGTFKHWMGHTHFLTRRLSGVGTEVSLTVLAYNLKRLLAILGFENMMKAMRLVRA from the coding sequence ATGCCCCGATTCATCGAAGGCCAGGACCGCCAGCAGGTGACGTTGCTGCCCGAGTGTCTGGACGACTTCATTGCCGAAGACAATCCGGTGCGCGTGGTCGAGGCATTCGTGAGCGAGCTGGACTTGGCAGCGCTGGGGTTCGATGGCGCTGAGCCAGCAGCCACAGGGCGCCCCGCCTACCACCCGGCGGTGCTGCTCAAGGTCTATCTCTACGGCTACCTCAATCGAGTGCAGTCCAGCCGTCGCCTGGAGCGTGAATGCCAGCGCAACGTGGAGCTGATGTGGCTCACGCAGCGGCTGGCGCCCGACTTCAAGACGATTGCCGACTTCCGCCGCGACAACGGCCAAGGCATTCGCAACGTTTGCCGGCGCTTCGTCGAACTCTGCCGTGACCTCAAGCTCTTTGGCCAATCCCTGGTCGCCATCGACGGCAGCAAGTTCAAAGCGGTGAACTCGCGCGACAGAAACTTCACCGCCGGCAAGATCGACAAGCGCCAGCAGCAGATCGAGGACAGCATTCACCGCTACCTGGTGGCACTGGACACGGCCGATCGCACACAGCCGGTCGAGTTCGAAGCCAAGACCCAGCGCCTCAAGGGAAAGATCGAACTGCTGCGCCAGCAAATGCGCGTGCTCGATGGGGTGCGTGATCAACTGCGCGAGCAGCCCGACGGCCAGTTGTCCATGACCGACCCCGATGCCCGCTCCATGGCCACCACCGCGCGCGCTTCGGGCATCGTGGGCTACAACGTACAGGTCGCCGTCGACAGCGAGCATCACCTCGTGGTGGCGCACGAGGTGACCAATCGCGGGCACGACCGCGACGCACTTGCGCCCATGGCCAAGGCCGCACGCGAAGCAATGGACCGTAAGAGATTGCGTGCCATTGCCGATCGCGGTTACTACAGCGCGCCTCAGATCAAGGCTTGTGTCGAGGCGGGTGTAGCGGCGATCCTGCCCAAACCCACGACCTCCGGCGCCAGAGCCGCTGGGCGCTTCGACCGATCAGACTTCATCTACATCGCCAAGGACGACGAGTACCTGTGCCCTGCAGGTCAGCGGGCCATCTACCGCTTTACCCGTGAGGAGAATGGTCTGCAACTCAGGCGCTACTGGAGCAGTGCGTGCCCGCAATGCCCGATGAAGACGCAATGCACGCCCAGCGCTCACAGGCGCATCAGCCGTTGGGAGCACGAGACGGTTCTGGAGGCGGCGCAGCGGCGCCTGGACCGAATGCCGCAGGCCATGCGGGTGCGCAGGCGCACGGTGGAACATGTATTCGGGACCTTCAAACACTGGATGGGTCACACCCACTTCCTGACAAGGCGACTGAGCGGCGTGGGTACGGAGGTGAGCCTGACTGTGCTGGCCTATAACCTCAAGCGCTTGCTCGCCATCCTCGGGTTCGAGAACATGATGAAAGCGATGCGACTGGTGAGGGCGTAA
- a CDS encoding CopD family protein — translation MIYAALKTVHVLAIILWIGGMAFAHFFLRPAVAQLEAPVRLRLMHDVLGRFFQAVLVAALLTLASGVWMLGRVAKQVVQSGGNFEMPLAWTVMAAVGVAMVAIFMHIRFVLFKRLGRAVAASEWAAGGAVLAQIRTWVSINLGLGVLVLLVTLMRWTT, via the coding sequence ATGATCTACGCTGCCCTCAAGACGGTTCATGTGCTGGCCATCATCCTGTGGATCGGTGGCATGGCATTTGCGCACTTCTTCCTGCGCCCGGCCGTCGCCCAGCTCGAAGCGCCAGTCCGCTTGCGGCTGATGCACGATGTGCTCGGCCGCTTCTTCCAAGCGGTACTTGTGGCCGCGCTGCTGACGCTGGCCAGCGGCGTGTGGATGCTGGGCCGTGTGGCCAAGCAGGTGGTGCAGTCGGGGGGCAACTTCGAGATGCCGCTGGCCTGGACCGTCATGGCGGCGGTGGGCGTCGCGATGGTGGCGATCTTCATGCACATCCGCTTCGTGCTCTTCAAGCGGCTCGGCCGGGCCGTGGCAGCGTCCGAGTGGGCCGCCGGTGGTGCGGTCTTGGCGCAGATTCGCACATGGGTCTCGATCAACCTCGGCCTGGGCGTCTTGGTGCTGCTCGTGACGCTGATGCGCTGGACGACCTGA
- a CDS encoding exopolysaccharide biosynthesis protein, producing MTESIVQRLRETAANLPAERVSMQTLAQAHGPAAHGTWLLLMAVPCLLPVPGVGTVLGLGMAALAAAMWRGQSSACLPRRVAELELSRTWAQRVLGMLASAYCVAGRLARARLSHLASPERRSWTAAAIGLMAFIVVMPIPFGNVLPALALMLIGLGLVFRDGVAVVLGLAMAALAMCVTAGVMLMAWAWGSDWLLGLF from the coding sequence ATGACGGAATCCATCGTGCAGCGGCTGCGTGAAACAGCCGCGAACCTGCCTGCCGAGAGGGTGTCGATGCAAACCCTGGCGCAAGCCCACGGGCCTGCCGCGCACGGCACCTGGCTGCTGCTGATGGCAGTCCCGTGTCTCCTTCCCGTGCCTGGCGTCGGCACTGTGCTTGGCCTGGGAATGGCCGCGCTGGCGGCGGCGATGTGGCGGGGTCAGTCCTCTGCATGCCTTCCTCGGCGGGTGGCTGAACTCGAACTCTCACGCACCTGGGCGCAGCGGGTGCTGGGCATGCTTGCGTCTGCCTATTGCGTGGCTGGGCGTCTTGCCAGGGCCCGGCTGAGCCATCTTGCATCCCCGGAGAGACGGTCATGGACCGCCGCAGCGATTGGGTTGATGGCTTTCATCGTCGTCATGCCCATCCCCTTCGGCAACGTGCTCCCGGCGCTGGCGCTGATGCTCATCGGACTGGGGCTGGTGTTTCGCGATGGTGTTGCGGTTGTCCTGGGGCTGGCGATGGCGGCCCTGGCGATGTGCGTCACTGCGGGCGTCATGCTGATGGCATGGGCCTGGGGCAGTGACTGGCTCCTGGGTTTGTTTTGA